A genomic window from Halorubrum trapanicum includes:
- a CDS encoding DUF357 domain-containing protein: MPADLAEKTDRYERMLADALAVAEPRPPADTPLGEAAADVTEMAESYLDDGRHFRDDGDPVNALASYSYGYGWLDAGVRLGLFAVPDDTELFTT; this comes from the coding sequence ATGCCCGCCGACCTTGCGGAGAAGACGGACCGCTACGAGCGGATGCTCGCGGACGCGCTCGCCGTCGCGGAGCCGCGTCCCCCGGCCGACACGCCGCTCGGCGAGGCCGCCGCCGACGTGACCGAGATGGCCGAGTCGTACCTCGACGACGGCCGGCACTTCCGCGACGACGGCGACCCGGTGAACGCGCTCGCCTCGTACTCGTACGGCTACGGCTGGCTCGACGCCGGCGTCAGGCTCGGGCTGTTCGCGGTGCCCGACGACACCGAGCTGTTCACCACGTGA
- a CDS encoding DUF6498-containing protein produces MPSDGPPEVGRGPSHPLDPTGRGALALVLATNLLPLAGVVAFDWRVGELLAVYWIEVVAMVLAYSAAALFAERPIDLDDRAFYVIGYSEDTELDEERWETTPEPIHLASWLPPVYRRNASVVVRSLGVFYFVAFPLAWVGGDILSYATPSVGVAALGVCLAQIAEVRREFFAERAYEEQSPYMVVEAAQRVVLFYLVIGLFSVPAVAVALLVVQGLVGAGTLDAVAAAVGPQAVLLPFLVPITLAKTLVEWSRRRAFREDDPDGIATWFTGEDPRREWKQTEETAGED; encoded by the coding sequence ATGCCCTCCGATGGACCGCCCGAGGTCGGTCGCGGCCCGTCGCACCCGCTGGACCCCACCGGTCGCGGGGCGCTCGCGCTCGTGCTCGCGACGAACCTCCTCCCGCTCGCCGGCGTCGTCGCGTTCGACTGGCGGGTCGGCGAACTGCTCGCGGTGTACTGGATCGAGGTGGTCGCGATGGTGTTGGCGTACAGCGCCGCCGCGCTGTTCGCCGAGCGACCGATCGACCTGGACGACCGCGCGTTCTACGTCATCGGCTACTCCGAGGACACCGAACTCGACGAGGAGCGGTGGGAAACGACGCCCGAGCCGATCCACCTCGCCTCGTGGCTCCCGCCCGTGTACCGTCGGAACGCGAGCGTCGTCGTCCGGTCGCTCGGCGTCTTCTACTTCGTCGCGTTCCCCCTCGCGTGGGTCGGCGGCGACATTCTCTCGTACGCGACTCCGAGCGTCGGGGTCGCGGCCCTCGGCGTCTGTCTCGCACAGATCGCGGAGGTGCGCCGCGAGTTCTTCGCGGAGCGGGCCTACGAGGAGCAGTCGCCGTACATGGTCGTCGAAGCCGCCCAGCGGGTCGTCCTCTTCTACCTCGTCATCGGACTGTTCTCCGTGCCCGCCGTCGCGGTGGCGCTGCTCGTGGTTCAGGGACTCGTCGGCGCCGGGACGCTCGACGCGGTCGCGGCGGCCGTCGGACCGCAGGCCGTCCTGCTTCCGTTCCTCGTGCCGATCACGCTCGCGAAGACGCTCGTCGAGTGGAGTCGACGGCGGGCCTTCCGCGAAGACGATCCGGACGGAATCGCGACGTGGTTCACGGGCGAGGACCCGCGCCGGGAGTGGAAGCAGACGGAGGAAACCGCGGGGGAAGACTGA
- a CDS encoding M20 family metallopeptidase, whose protein sequence is MDELADLTERLVSIPSHEDETAAGDAIEEWLRAETDATVERDDAGNVLAFAGATDDPDADSLALVGHHDVVPPAPEQTTGEGLDGEYVVERRDGRIYGRGTADMKGSVAAAMCAFRDATPPAGRELIFASFVGEEVGGEGARHAIDAGFAPDRAVVAEGSTNYSKPGVTDVVVAHRGRRGSRLVARGEAAHASEPEAGENAIYRACDAIDAVRDLDVPDATVLGNEVSGSLAVTIVDGGETWNVIPERCEATVDERTVPGGRADLAGVADATPGVELVVDQDLPPMACGDAAFADAALDAARAVHDERGLDAPEHVTKPHATDAGWLAQAGTECLVCGASEPGEAHTDTESASLDVLDRCYRIYTGIAERER, encoded by the coding sequence ATGGACGAACTCGCGGACCTGACCGAGCGGCTCGTCTCCATCCCCTCCCACGAGGACGAGACGGCCGCGGGCGACGCGATCGAGGAGTGGCTGCGCGCGGAGACGGACGCGACGGTCGAGCGCGACGACGCCGGCAACGTCCTCGCGTTCGCGGGCGCGACCGACGACCCGGACGCCGACTCGCTCGCCCTCGTCGGCCACCACGACGTGGTGCCCCCGGCGCCCGAGCAGACGACCGGCGAGGGCCTCGACGGCGAGTACGTCGTCGAGCGGCGCGACGGCCGGATCTACGGCCGCGGGACCGCCGACATGAAGGGCTCGGTCGCGGCCGCAATGTGCGCCTTCCGCGACGCGACGCCGCCCGCGGGCCGGGAGCTGATCTTCGCGTCGTTCGTCGGCGAGGAGGTCGGCGGCGAGGGGGCGCGACACGCGATCGACGCCGGGTTCGCGCCGGACCGAGCGGTCGTCGCGGAGGGCTCGACGAACTACTCGAAGCCGGGCGTCACGGACGTCGTCGTCGCGCACCGCGGGCGCCGCGGGTCGCGGCTCGTGGCCCGTGGGGAGGCCGCGCACGCGTCGGAGCCGGAGGCGGGCGAGAACGCGATCTACCGCGCCTGCGACGCGATCGACGCGGTCCGCGACCTCGACGTCCCGGACGCGACGGTCCTCGGGAACGAGGTGTCGGGGTCGCTCGCGGTCACGATCGTCGACGGGGGCGAGACGTGGAACGTCATCCCGGAGCGCTGCGAGGCGACGGTCGACGAGCGCACGGTTCCCGGCGGCCGCGCCGACCTCGCGGGCGTCGCCGACGCGACGCCGGGCGTCGAGCTCGTCGTCGACCAGGACCTCCCGCCGATGGCCTGCGGCGACGCGGCGTTCGCCGACGCCGCGCTCGACGCCGCTCGCGCGGTCCACGACGAGCGCGGCCTCGACGCGCCCGAACACGTCACGAAGCCGCACGCGACCGACGCGGGGTGGCTGGCGCAGGCGGGCACCGAGTGCCTGGTCTGCGGCGCCTCCGAGCCCGGCGAGGCGCACACCGACACCGAGAGCGCGAGCCTCGATGTCCTCGACCGCTGTTACCGGATTTATACTGGGATCGCTGAGCGGGAACGGTAG
- a CDS encoding 50S ribosomal protein L39e encodes MGDKSKAQKKRLAKAERQNTRVPAWVMMKTDMNVTRNPKRRNWRRNDLDE; translated from the coding sequence ATGGGAGACAAGTCGAAGGCTCAAAAGAAGCGTCTGGCGAAGGCGGAGCGCCAGAACACCCGCGTCCCCGCGTGGGTCATGATGAAGACGGACATGAACGTGACGCGAAACCCCAAGCGGCGCAACTGGCGCCGGAACGACCTGGACGAGTAA
- a CDS encoding 50S ribosomal protein L31e, translating to MSTNDFEERVVTVPLRDAKEKPVQQRADYAMKITRQHLAKHFSVDEDDVIIDGSVNEAVWENGRQNPPSTVRVRAARFVEDGEPVVEAEHAE from the coding sequence ATGTCGACGAACGACTTCGAGGAGCGCGTCGTCACCGTCCCGCTCCGCGACGCCAAGGAGAAGCCCGTCCAGCAGCGCGCCGACTACGCCATGAAGATCACCCGTCAGCACCTCGCCAAGCACTTCTCCGTCGACGAGGACGACGTGATCATCGACGGCTCCGTCAACGAGGCCGTCTGGGAGAACGGGCGACAGAACCCGCCCAGCACGGTGCGGGTCCGCGCGGCTCGGTTCGTCGAGGACGGCGAGCCGGTCGTCGAGGCCGAACACGCCGAGTAA